One Gordonia pseudamarae genomic window, GCGGGACCCTTGTACACGCTGCCGCCCAGGACCGACCGTTGTACTTGGAAACGGTTGTCGGGGTGCAGCAGTTCCCGCATGTTGATGCGGGTGACGCGGGCGGTTTCGCCGGTGTCGACGACACCGACGGGTCCGGGTTTGCGCCAATGCCCGACCACCGGGGTGACCTCGAACCCCGATGCGGGCACCGGGAACGGCATGAGGGTGGCGAGGATGTCGACGCCGCCGGCGACGAGCCCGGTCTCCTCGTTCGCCTCGCGCAGGGCGGTGCCGACGGGAAAGTCGTCGCCCGGGTCGAAGCCGCCGCCGGGGAAGGCGACCTGCCCGCTGTGCTGGCGCAGGGTGGGGGCACGCTGCGTGAGCAGTACGTCGACGTCTGCCGGCAGCCCGCCGTGCGCCGTGGGATCGGCGGCCCACGACCCGGAGAACAGGATGAGGACCGCGGCGGTGCGCTTGTTGCGCTGGATCATCGACATCCATCGGGTGCGATCACCGCCGCGGCCGAGCACCTTGGCGGTGACCGCGGTGACGTCGTCGGTGAGAGCATGCAGCCAGGGCGGGATCTGCGCCTGCGGCACGGTGGGGCCGTGTCCGGTGTAGTCGGCCGGGGTCATGCTCACGTATCCACTCCCAGGTGCGTGCGTACGGCACCGGCGATCTCGTCGGTGTTGTCGAAGACTTGCGGCAGAACCTTGGCGATGGTGCCGTCGGCGCGGATCAGAATCGTGGACGGGAAGACCCGGGGGGCACGCAGAGCGGCGGCGATCCTGCCGTCGGTGTCGAGCGTGGCCGGCAGGTGCACACCGAGTTCGGTGAGGAACTTCAGTACCAGATACGGGTTGTTCGCGCCCTCTTTGGCGTGCACGGTCAGGACGTTGATCCTGCTGCCCGCGCGGGTGGCGTAGTCGGCGAGGATCGGCAACTCCTGGCGACACGGATAGCACCAGGTGGCCCACATGTTGACCAGCAACGGGGTACCCGCCGTCGCGTCGCCCAGGTCGTAGGTCCGGCCGGTGCCCAGACATTCGGCGACGATTCCGGCCAGCGCCGCGTTCGCGCCCGGTGTCGAGGCCGGTGCCGGGCAGTCGGCGAGCGCTGCCTCGGTGCGCGCGCCGGCGAGTTGGCCGGTGTCGACCGGAACGCTGGTCCGGGTGCCGACGGTGGTGGTCGTGTCGGCATCGATCGCCGGGCTGTTGTCGCCGCGCGGCCAGATCGCCGCCAGCAGGGCCACCATCACCACGATGAACACGACGGTCCAGCGGGCGGCGGGCGGAAAGCGCGGCGGGCGCCCTCCGGTCGCGGTGCCGGCCGCCTCCGATGATGTGTTGCCCGGCTCGGTGTTCGTCGAGTCCGGGTCGGCTGGTTCGTTCGTCATGGCTCGATAACCGCGTCACCGATCCCGGCCAGCGCCAGCAGATGTGGGGTTTCCGGCCCTTTCACGAGCGCGGCCGCGGTACGTTTGTCGACCGGGCCTTCGCCGTACGACGGGCAGTCCTTGGCCAGCACGCACACCCCGCACGCCGGTGTACGGGCGTGGCAGACCCGGCGGCCGTGGAAGATGACGCGGTGGGACAGGTCGGTCCATTCCTTGCGTTCGATGAGTTCACCGACGACCCGTTCCACTTTCACCGGGTCGGTCTCCTCGGTCCACCGCCAGCGCCGCACGAGTCGCCCGAAATGGGTGTCCACGGTGATGCCGGGGACACCGAAGGCGTTGCCGAGGACGACGTTGGCCGTCTTGCGGCCGAACCCGGGCAGAGTGACCAGTTCTTCGAGGGTACCCGGGACCTCACCGCCGAACCGGCTGATCAGGGCCTGCCCGAGTCCGATGATCGAGTTGGCCTTGTTGCGGTAGAAACCGGTGGACCTGATCATCTCTTCGAGTTCGGTGCGGTCGGCCTCCGCGTAGGCGCGGGCGTCGGGGTAGGCGGCGAACAGTGCGGGCGTGACCTGATTGACCCGGACGTCGGTGCACTGCGCCGACAGAATGGTGGCCACCGACAGTTCGAGCGGGGTGGTGAAGTCGAGCTCGCAGTAGACGTGCGGAAACGCGAGCCGGAGGGTGCGGTTCATCCGGCGCGCACGACGCACCAGACCCAGCCGGGTCTCGTCGCTGCGGCGATTGACCGACCTCACCTGCGTCGTCGTTCGGGAACTCATCATGTTCAGACTAGTGGTTCATCGCCGGCTGGCGCGCCGGACGCCTCGCGCCGACGGTTCCCCGCCCCGATGGTGGTGACGGGGCACTTTTCCCCGGCGCCGGCACCCGCGACCTACACAATGACCGCCGTCACCATACTCTGGGGTCGGTCGGCGGCGGGCCGCGGCGTGTCATCCACACGGTTGATAACAAGTCGGTGACAGCACGGCTCTGGGTTTCGCCCGCGGGGTGCCGATTGTGTTTACTGTCCGTATGCAAGGGCTCGCCGCGTTGCTCGTCCCCGCCGTACTCATGCTGTTCGCCGTCGCGATGGACAGGGTGCAGTGCCGCATCGACAGGCTCTCCGTGTCCCCGGCGCACGTCGATGAGTTTCTGGCCGATGCCGACGACGAGGCTGTCAACAACCTCGCCAAGACCGGACTGCCGGCCGCACTCGACGAACTGCGGGACCGCCGCGCCGGCCGCGACGACATCCTGACCGGGTCCGGCGAGACCGACCTGCACGCCACGCCCAGCTTCCGCGCCAGCTGAAGGTTTCCTTTTCCGGTTCGCCCGATTGATCCGGCCCGATTCGTTCGTTTCGGGCGCCGATTCACCGCAACAGGATCCACCGCAATACCGCCTTGTCGAGATCCGAACACGGCATTGACGCACAAGTGACCCATCCAACACTTATGCTTGGTGCCGGAGTAGCCTGTCACCCTGAGTTGGGTGATCGAATGAGAAAGGTTCCTAGTGGAGGAAGTACTGGCGCGGGCGGGCATATTTCAGGGGGTCGAGCCCTCCGCCGTCGCGGCGCTCACCAAAGAACTTCAACCGGTCGATTTTCCTCGTGGACATG contains:
- a CDS encoding TlpA disulfide reductase family protein; this translates as MTNEPADPDSTNTEPGNTSSEAAGTATGGRPPRFPPAARWTVVFIVVMVALLAAIWPRGDNSPAIDADTTTTVGTRTSVPVDTGQLAGARTEAALADCPAPASTPGANAALAGIVAECLGTGRTYDLGDATAGTPLLVNMWATWCYPCRQELPILADYATRAGSRINVLTVHAKEGANNPYLVLKFLTELGVHLPATLDTDGRIAAALRAPRVFPSTILIRADGTIAKVLPQVFDNTDEIAGAVRTHLGVDT
- a CDS encoding NUDIX hydrolase, which produces MTPADYTGHGPTVPQAQIPPWLHALTDDVTAVTAKVLGRGGDRTRWMSMIQRNKRTAAVLILFSGSWAADPTAHGGLPADVDVLLTQRAPTLRQHSGQVAFPGGGFDPGDDFPVGTALREANEETGLVAGGVDILATLMPFPVPASGFEVTPVVGHWRKPGPVGVVDTGETARVTRINMRELLHPDNRFQVQRSVLGGSVYKGPAFFVDGMLVWGFTGGLIAAIAEVSGWEIPWDKNDVRPLDEAIALAESPQSNRVHPPHAEPTT
- the nth gene encoding endonuclease III encodes the protein MSSRTTTQVRSVNRRSDETRLGLVRRARRMNRTLRLAFPHVYCELDFTTPLELSVATILSAQCTDVRVNQVTPALFAAYPDARAYAEADRTELEEMIRSTGFYRNKANSIIGLGQALISRFGGEVPGTLEELVTLPGFGRKTANVVLGNAFGVPGITVDTHFGRLVRRWRWTEETDPVKVERVVGELIERKEWTDLSHRVIFHGRRVCHARTPACGVCVLAKDCPSYGEGPVDKRTAAALVKGPETPHLLALAGIGDAVIEP